Proteins encoded in a region of the Deltaproteobacteria bacterium genome:
- a CDS encoding response regulator, producing the protein MSSKRALVVDDSKSVLIMLRRMLEQNRLAVDTAESAEEALRYLQNKKPDLILMDHILPGMNGLDATKAIADNPATASIPVIIHSSKDGEQFVKQAQSYGAACILAKPAKPDSLTRVLQSLKLIPDGAVAAIKPAAPPPDAAHTIPSAAIESLARTAAESVATYVARSLVSRLLDEQLPQLKQDLLTRGQVTARDVASELYAARFGEFSAQIRKQVQDSLTDVFEQLAELRARVEAPATLDPLVIEELEQRARQVATSTATEAAQSAAQQAVRAAASEAAVPAAQQAAEQLYTAQIDDLSTRVSQLQEQLAELQASAAASGQSNAIDREELEQLVQAAAAKTASEAATHAAQSVARQATQTATQAAGDITRRVVTPLIESTRDLLRQMYLLAGLAAAAGVVAAAAVYFLK; encoded by the coding sequence ATGTCAAGCAAGCGTGCGCTGGTAGTGGATGACTCGAAGTCCGTGCTGATCATGCTGCGACGGATGTTGGAGCAAAACCGCTTGGCCGTGGACACGGCGGAATCAGCCGAAGAGGCGTTGCGATACCTGCAGAACAAGAAGCCGGACTTGATCCTGATGGATCACATCCTGCCCGGCATGAATGGCCTGGATGCCACCAAGGCCATTGCCGACAATCCGGCCACCGCCTCGATCCCGGTGATCATCCACAGCTCGAAGGACGGCGAGCAGTTCGTCAAGCAGGCGCAGTCCTACGGAGCGGCCTGCATCCTGGCCAAGCCGGCCAAGCCCGACTCCTTGACCCGTGTGCTGCAGAGCTTGAAGCTGATTCCTGACGGTGCGGTGGCTGCCATCAAGCCGGCGGCCCCGCCGCCGGATGCTGCCCATACGATCCCGAGCGCGGCGATCGAAAGCTTGGCTCGCACTGCCGCCGAATCGGTGGCCACCTACGTGGCGCGTTCATTGGTGAGCCGGTTGCTCGACGAGCAGCTACCGCAGCTCAAGCAGGACCTGCTCACGCGCGGGCAGGTGACGGCGCGCGATGTCGCCAGCGAGCTGTACGCCGCCCGCTTCGGCGAGTTCAGCGCCCAGATTCGCAAACAGGTCCAGGACTCGCTCACAGACGTCTTCGAACAGCTGGCGGAGTTGCGCGCGCGGGTCGAAGCGCCGGCGACGCTCGACCCGTTGGTGATCGAAGAACTGGAGCAGCGCGCGCGCCAGGTTGCCACCAGCACGGCCACCGAAGCGGCCCAGAGCGCGGCCCAACAAGCCGTGCGAGCCGCTGCCAGCGAAGCCGCGGTACCGGCGGCGCAGCAGGCGGCGGAGCAGTTGTACACGGCGCAAATCGACGACCTGAGCACGCGCGTGAGCCAGTTGCAGGAGCAACTCGCCGAACTCCAGGCGTCGGCGGCGGCGTCCGGTCAGTCGAACGCGATTGACCGAGAAGAACTCGAGCAGCTGGTGCAGGCCGCCGCGGCCAAGACCGCCAGCGAGGCGGCCACCCACGCCGCCCAGTCCGTCGCCCGGCAGGCGACTCAAACCGCCACCCAAGCCGCCGGTGACATCACTCGGCGGGTGGTGACGCCGTTGATCGAGTCCACCCGCGACTTGTTGCGGCAGATGTACCTACTCGCCGGTCTGGCGGCGGCTGCCGGTGTGGTTGCGGCCGCTGCCGTCTACTTTCTCAAGTAA